A DNA window from Desulfobacterales bacterium contains the following coding sequences:
- a CDS encoding ERCC4 domain-containing protein, which yields MRSDKSKNNRRIAVIVDDRESKSEVIKFLSETKSVSVDIKRLSLGDYLVDNRLIFERKTLNDFALSIIDGRLFSQAIRLASSKYNSVLLLEGTGKELTETGIRREAMQGALIAVSIVLGIPVLRSKSPSESAQLILYTARQIKSLARGAVQRHGRRPKGKRKKQLFILQGLPGIGSERAARLLNEFGSVEAIITATSEELQSVEGIGENIAERIKWVIREELQPYGITDEFPF from the coding sequence ATGAGATCAGATAAGAGCAAAAATAATCGTCGAATAGCCGTAATTGTTGATGATCGTGAAAGTAAAAGCGAGGTCATAAAGTTTCTGTCGGAAACAAAAAGTGTTTCTGTTGATATTAAACGCCTTTCTCTTGGAGATTACCTTGTTGACAATCGACTGATATTTGAAAGAAAGACGCTGAATGACTTTGCGTTATCCATTATTGACGGTAGACTTTTCAGCCAGGCGATACGATTAGCTAGCTCAAAATATAACAGTGTGTTGCTATTAGAAGGTACTGGGAAAGAGCTTACCGAAACCGGTATTCGCAGAGAAGCGATGCAGGGAGCCCTAATTGCGGTCAGCATAGTTTTAGGGATTCCTGTTCTACGGTCAAAAAGCCCATCTGAATCTGCCCAATTGATTTTATATACGGCACGGCAGATCAAATCTCTTGCCAGAGGCGCAGTTCAAAGACACGGCAGACGACCAAAAGGTAAGCGTAAGAAACAGCTTTTCATTCTGCAGGGCCTGCCGGGTATCGGCAGCGAGAGAGCGGCCCGGTTGCTAAATGAATTTGGAAGTGTAGAGGCCATCATAACAGCAACCAGTGAGGAATTGCAATCCGTTGAGGGCATTGGAGAGAATATCGCTGAACGGATAAAGTGGGTGATAAGGGAAGAATTGCAGCCTTACGGAATCACTGATGAATTTCCATTTTAA
- a CDS encoding PP2C family protein-serine/threonine phosphatase, with the protein TRSAITAEEKLEQEHQKTNAALIERNQTLKLLNQELADAADYVKTILPEPITEGPIRTDWRFIPSTSLGGDAFGYHMVDENHFAIYLIDVSGHGVGAALLSVSVMNVLRSQSLPNTDFKNPEQVLEALNIAFPGEENNDMFFTIWYGVYKKSTRELTYASGGHPPAILFDQSPKGDYQATQLRTPNYIIGGMSDGKYQKKDCLIGERNTLYIFSDGVYEVKKSDGTMWRFDEFADFMSNVKAGGQSILDRLYSYAKNLGKSDTFEDDFTIVEVVFG; encoded by the coding sequence ATACTCGTTCAGCCATCACTGCAGAAGAAAAACTTGAGCAAGAGCACCAAAAGACCAACGCTGCCCTTATCGAACGTAACCAGACATTAAAGTTACTTAACCAGGAGCTTGCCGATGCAGCCGACTATGTGAAAACCATTTTACCTGAGCCGATTACAGAAGGCCCCATTCGAACTGACTGGCGGTTTATTCCGTCAACATCTTTGGGAGGAGATGCATTTGGTTACCACATGGTGGATGAGAATCATTTTGCAATATACTTGATTGATGTCAGTGGTCACGGTGTAGGAGCCGCTTTACTTTCGGTTTCGGTTATGAATGTGCTGCGTTCTCAGTCATTGCCGAATACGGATTTCAAAAATCCTGAACAAGTATTAGAGGCATTGAACATTGCCTTTCCGGGTGAAGAGAATAACGATATGTTCTTTACCATATGGTATGGCGTCTATAAAAAGAGCACCCGCGAGCTAACTTACGCAAGTGGTGGCCATCCTCCAGCTATTTTATTTGACCAATCTCCAAAAGGTGATTATCAGGCCACACAACTTCGGACACCAAATTATATTATTGGTGGCATGTCAGATGGAAAATATCAAAAAAAAGATTGCCTGATTGGCGAACGAAACACTTTATATATTTTTTCAGATGGGGTGTATGAAGTTAAAAAATCAGATGGAACTATGTGGCGTTTTGATGAATTTGCAGATTTTATGAGCAATGTTAAGGCAGGTGGTCAGTCAATTTTAGATCGTCTATATAGTTATGCAAAAAACTTAGGAAAGTCAGATACTTTCGAGGATGATTTTACTATAGTCGAAGTTGTTTTCGGATAA